In the Limanda limanda chromosome 1, fLimLim1.1, whole genome shotgun sequence genome, one interval contains:
- the LOC133003084 gene encoding tripartite motif-containing protein 16-like: protein MAQQENQLDRERFCCSICLDPLKDPVTTVCGHSYCKSCINTHWDKEEERGSYSCPQCRQTFTPRPVLLKNTMLADLVEELKKTGLQAAPADHCYAGPEDVACDVCTGRKLKALKSCLDCLASYCEKHLQPHHQSAAFKKHKLVEPSEKLQENICSRHDEVMKMFCRTDQQCICYICSVEEHKGHDTVTAAAERTERQRELGLRRQTIQQRVQDTEKDVKLLQQEEEALNGSADKAVEDSEEIFTEMIRLLEKRSSDVKQQIRSQQETEVSRVRELQERLEQEITELKRKDHELKQLSDTEDHNQLLHNYPSLSPLSESTHSSSIRIRPLRDFEEVTAAVSQVRGRLQDILSETETEIFQIVSQVDVLPHQPEPETKADFLKYSQEITLDPNTAHKRLLLSEGNRKVTLMRGEQSYSNHPDRFTAWCQVLSRKSLTGRCYWEVEVGGEGVGEVRVAVTYKNISRAGNSHECLFGSNDKSWSLSRLGNSYNFYYNSISTPVSGPVSSRVGVYLDHSAGVLSFYRVSDTMTLLHRVQTTFTQPLYAGAGGHYYGSTAEFCKLK from the coding sequence atggcgcagcaagaaaatcaactggacagagaaagattctgctgttcgatctgtctggatccgctgaaggatccggtgactactgtctgtggacacagctactgtaagagctgtattaacacccactgggacaaagaggaggagagaggaagctacagctgtcctcagtgtagacagaccttcacaccgaggcctgtcctgctgaaaaacaccatgttagctgatttagtggaggagctgaagaagactggactccaagctgctcctgctgatcactgctatgctggacctgaagatgtggcctgtgatgtctgcactgggagaaaactgaaagctctcaagtcctgtttggatTGTTtagcctcttattgtgaaaaacacctccagcctcatcatcagtcagctgcatttaagaagcacaagctggtggagccctcggagaagctccaggagaacatctgctctcgtcacgacgaagtgatgaagatgttctgccgcactgatcagcagtgtatctgttatatctgctctgtggaggaacataaaggccacgacacagttacagctgcagcagaaaggactgagaggcagagagagctcgggctgaggagacaaacgatccagcagagagtccaggacacagagaaagacgtgaaactgcttcaacaggaggaggaggccctcaatggctctgctgataaagcagtggaggacagtgaggagatcttcactgagatgatccgtctgctggagaaaagaagctctgatgtgaagcagcagatcagatcccagcaggaaactgaagtgagtcgagtcagagagcttcaggagagactggagcaggagatcactgagctgaagaggaaagaccatgaactgaagcagctctcagacacagaggatcacaaccagcttctacacaactacccctcactgtcaccactcagtgaatctacacactcatccagcatcaggatccgtcctctgagggactttgaggaggttacagcagctgtgtcacaggtcagaggtcgactacaggacattctgagtgagacagagacagagatttttcagattgtgtctcaagtggatgttttaccgcatcaaccagagccagagaccaaagctgacttcttaaaatattcacaggaaattacactggatccaaacacagcacacaaacgtctgttattatctgagggaaacagaaaagtaacactAATGAGAGGagaacagtcttattctaatcacccagacagattcactgcttggtgtcaggtcctgagtagaaagagtctgactggacgttgttactgggaggtggaggtggggggggagggggtagGAGAAGTtcgtgtagcagtcacatacaagaatatcagcagagcaggaaactcaCATGAATGTCTATTTGGAtccaatgataaatcttggtcattatctcGTCTTGGAAACAGCTataacttttattacaacagcatcagtactccagtgtcaggtcctgtgtcctccagagtcggagtgtacctggatcacagtgcaggtgttctgtccttctacagagtctctgacaccatgactctcctccatagagtccagaccacattcactcagcctctctatgctggagctGGGGGTCATTATtatggatccacagctgagttctgtaaactcaaatag